One genomic region from Rosa rugosa chromosome 1, drRosRugo1.1, whole genome shotgun sequence encodes:
- the LOC133724697 gene encoding uncharacterized protein LOC133724697: MAAAIASMTARLATKLSLREGEEPVDLGNLRVPGKEFLARHYYLVGKLNTSRAVVLDSFRSAVRSMWRLTGIVEVQPRGDRFLFTFTHERDVARVKKGGPWGFQRAMILLNDYDGFSEIPAVKLDFVWIWVALQGIPLGILTEPTVRLVGGTIGEVLEVDRVALSRGEARVRLTLPINDPVRLDRRVRVSLVDVLTLRFWYERLLGRCRLCALLNHGGQRCPREDEVEADTVVEESSPQAPGPALPALVFRANSQPSPSLLSTFKVPNMLKKKHVQIRPLPELVPSHGSEGTSAVAPVVGVRRPREEEGKRAKHGLALVPATLQPENLGLAFSSDGLVEVKVSSPPKVYKKKGRPRGHRNKVKVAASICGGSESMGPDSVHGGHEGAVALLASQSE, from the coding sequence ATGGCTGCTGCTATTGCTTCCATGACTGCCAGGCTAGCGACCAAATTGTCGCTCAGGGAGGGTGAAGAACCTGTGGATTTGGGGAACCTTAGGGTTCCAGGGAAGGAGTTCCTCGCTCGTCACTATTACTTGGTGGGGAAACTTAATACCAGTAGGGCAGTGGTTTTGGACTCTTTCCGAAGTGCGGTGAGATCTATGTGGCGACTGACGGGGATTGTGGAGGTCCAGCCACGGGGTGATCGATTTCTGTTTACGTTCACCCATGAACGTGATGTCGCTCGTGTGAAGAAGGGAGGTCCGTGGGGCTTCCAACGTGCCATGATCTTGTTGAATGATTATGATGGCTTCTCAGAGATCCCTGCTGTGAAGCTTGATTTTGTTTGGATCTGGGTTGCGCTTCAAGGTATTCCACTGGGTATCTTGACGGAACCCACAGTCCGGCTGGTGGGAGGAACGATTGGAGAGGTGTTGGAGGTGGACCGTGTGGCCCTGAGTCGTGGAGAAGCTCGGGTTCGACTCACTTTGCCCATCAACGACCCGGTACGCCTGGATCGAAGGGTTAGGGTTTCCCTTGTTGACGTTCTTACATTGCGGTTCTGGTATGAGAGGCTCCTGGGGCGGTGCAGGCTGTGCGCCCTGCTGAATCATGGAGGGCAGAGATGCCCTAgggaggatgaggtggaggctgATACTGTGGTGGAGGAGAGCTCGCCGCAGGCACCGGGTCCGGCTCTCCCTGCCCTCGTGTTTAGGGCTAACTCCCAGCCTTCTCCGTCCCTGCTTTCGACGTTCAAGGTGCCTAACATGCTGAAGAAGAAACATGTGCAGATTCGGCCTCTTCCGGAGCTGGTGCCTTCGCATGGTTCTGAAGGTACTTCTGCTGtggctccagtggttggtgtcCGTCGTCCTAGGGAGGAGGAGGGTAAAAGGGCTAAACATGGTCTAGCTCTTGTTCCGGCTACTCTGCAACCAGAAAATTTAGGGCTGGCATTTTCCTCTGATGGTTTAGTGGAGGTGAAAGTGTCATCTCCTCCCAAGGTCTACAAGAAGAAGGGCAGGCCTCGGGGACATAGAAACAAGGTCAAGGTGGCAGCGTCTATCTGTGGAGGCTCGGAGTCCATGGGTCCTGATAGTGTGCATGGTGGGCATGAGGGGGCAGTGGCTTTGCTTGCTTCCCAGTCCGAGTAG